The genomic window GCCGTCTTTCTCTTCCTGTCTCTTTCGCCCCCCAGTCTATCTCTCCACAAAAGTTCTCTCTCCGCAGTTTCTCTTCCCCCTGTCTTTTGATCTAGTATTTCTCCTCCCCTGCTCGCTGTGCATTCTACTCCTCTttgccttctctctctctctctctctctctctctctctctctctctctctctctctctctctcgtcaccACATCCCGCCCCGGTCTCATTCTCTTCAGCGCTCCAGTCATCCAGTCAGTCTCTTCCAGATCGCCTCCGTCcacagtctctccctctctccagtctctctctctcgctactCCCAGGCACTCGCTCCCTGACTGCTCcgtctcttccacaatctccctccATGACGTAacctcccccagtctctctctcgcGTCCGACTCTCTGTCCCCGTGTCTCTCCCTTCGGCTCTCTCTCCCAGTCTCCTTTCCCACTAGTATTTCCGCCCCATTCGTCTTACTCTTTCCAAAGTCTCCCTGTCACCCTTGTCTGGACTGCCAGGCTTTTCCCTATCCCCACCATGTATgcgtcagtctctctctcaccgCACTCTTTTTCGCCTCCGATTCTCTCCACCCCTCCGTTACTCTCTCCATAGCCCCAGTCTCTCACCCTCTGCTGTCACTGACTaatcaccccctctccccagtctctctcgctctctgcaCGCCATTTCTAtcctgctgacatccctgcctgcagctccttccaattgactttggccagcttctctcacTTAACAcagtaattccccttactccactgaaacactgctacagcagactttacttcctccctatgaaatttcaagctgaactcaATCAGAGTGGGTCTGGAATATATATGTCTCGTTCTGCTTTGTAAATGGGATGACTGGGTCTCAAAGCCATGGATTCGCCTGGTAGGAGTCGGTCGTCTAGCGGGCCTCGGGAGACAGTCTGCAGAAGATATCTGTGGACTGGGGAGTCCAATGTTAAACTATGTCTATCCTGCGTCGTTGTGTGTTTTACTGATATTATTTTTGGGATTGTTGCCGTACGCATTCGTCCGTGACGTCACGGGAGGTGAGGTGGTcgtgtagtgggagggtgggcctTGGGACTCTTACTACGTCATCATGAACATGTGTGTGCTTAGTGTGTGTGAGTTTTGGTAAAGTGTGTTCGCATCTTGACCCCGTGGCAACGCTGTCTCATCtagctgtattcatgagtattcatatATGGATAGATGACCATTAAATTGGATTGAGGAGGACTGAAGGCTGAAAGGGGAGGGAAGACGTGAGAGGGAAAGAAAGTGGAcgtgggaagagagagacaggggCAAGCGGAAGGAGACTAGGGAGAGGGGACTACGAGAGGATGAAGGGATGAGTCCGAGGGGTGGGAGGGTAGACGGTGTGGTTAGAGTGGgctgagagaatggtgagggataGAAAGGAATAGGGAGATGAAGTCGACGAgtgcattgtggagtggggagggAAAGGATCTGTGAGGGAGCTGCAGACATTCAAACAGGTTGTTGTTGGAATTTCCATTCCCTCTGTGGCAATATAGGATCAGGTGGTTAACAGATAACTAATAAGATGCATAATAAAAGACCAGTAAGACGACGAAAGGAGAAAATACAAAGAGAATCCAGAAACTATCCAACACATCACAGTTTAATTCGGTCTGGGCGTTGAATGCTCAAAGCGTGTTGGCGGACGAGCCGATCCTATGTTGGATGCGAACAGTTCAATCTCACTGCGGTGTTGTCTACTCACTGCGAGCACGGAGCGGTCCCGAGCTGGTCTCCAGtgcgctcagtgtgaattccgccCGTTCTCCTTGTGCCGGCAGTGTTTCCGCTCGGTGCTCCCGTTCCTCTCCGTCAACGAGAAGCAACGGATATCCCGATCACTTGCACGGTAAGCATTTACACTGGAGGGTGGGATTTATTATCGATAGACGTGTGAGGGTAACGGCAGCGGGAATGTGGTGAAACATACAAACAGAAGGTGGTTTGAGTTTAATGACCGGTGGGAGGTGAAAGCCGCCGGCTGTAGTTGCCGAAGAGCCTGTTCCGGATCTGGGTCTCGCTCGGGCTCTCAACCACTCTCGCAGCTGCCACCTTCTCCGATGATCGTCAGTTCTGTCGTGTCGAGATGGAAAAACAAAAACTGCGACAGCCTCTGTGAAGAACTTAGATAGTTCGTTTGTTAATTAGTTGAATAATagacgtgagcggatatttcactgcgctgatgaactgctctctgaacttggactgtgttaccccgtaaataaacgtgtttgtgcagcaacttagtaTCATTAGCATGTATCCTGCttgttgaaatatgtattccgaatcgttgtaactATTCTGATCCTGTCCAGTAATGGTGTagtaaaggaattcggcaacttttaccgaccacaggatgatgaagcttccggagatggtgagaagtaagatcacagacctcctcctgctctccatctccgggtcactgcggttctccgccttgctctgacccctcagccccttacggacgcgactagtcactaaaatgtgtctgattgtcagagcgttgagcagtaaTATTAAGAcaaacgggagtaatggcgttaggacGGTCGAAAGCCAGCTATATCCCACCCAGCCGGGATCCGTATAGTAACTCGATTTACGAATGCAGCCCCacggtatattgtcaatcactttcataGGTCGATACATAAAGAAATAGGGCGCATTTTTAAAACAGAAAAGAATGCCGGTTGTTGACAAAActacagccgcagttttcccggtgcaatattttgcttttagcttttggcaacagatggcgacaaaccgatcaaacgtaaaggtgacggtgaaccagacagaacagtctgtggcagcCCTGAACGGGACGTAGCTCACACTGCATATGGGGAAGTAGTAACTACGGACCCGCCCCAATATAGCTTGAAAGTTGATGGTTAGTAAAtctgccgttgccatggccaccaggtagcgagtggtgcaggtggagaggccgcactttcctcgagacaggatcacaatcgccactaaattcactggagaaacAACAGAAAGAATGAGTGAATTATTGTCACGCCGCTCCACGGGTCTCGGCGCAGAGATGTGCTGAAAATTGAGAACaatcaaagtttgcagacaacgcATTTGTGGAGTTTAAAAAGCGTAAAGCCGGACTCGCAGATTCCTCTTCCAACAGCATGCATGCTGGGAGAATGGTAACAGTACTCGGTCTTGGATGAGGAGCAGGGTTTGGGAAGGAGGTATTGTCAACGAATCGCTGAATGGTTTGGATAGATCATTACAAATCCCCAACCATCAGGTTTTTGACATATACAAATGTAACGTTTCCTCAACAGGCTGGCATACGTCTAAGGGAAATATCCTAGCCACCCGCCAAACCCCGCCTCCCGTATGCGCAGATTCTGTGGAAAACAAGTTATTGCAGTGTCGCACACACGATATCAAGCTCACACCAGATACAGTGATAGAATACTCTTTAAGGATTTTACTAGAAATACCTGATTACAAATGATGCAGTATATAtggagaaaaagaaaataaagaaaaggcgacaaaacttatcagagttcagtcaattcaGTGCACATTGCTGGAGCTCAGTCATCGAACCGTTCGACTCCTTGTCGctctcctccgacctccacgaactcgcacctgggaccacccgcaGTGATCAACCGAGGAATGCGGCACACGTCCACCTCCTTCCGCGTCTTCTCCCTGACTCCCCGAAAAGACCGCGAAAACCCAGCTCCCACACccaaagacaaaataacattcaacCCCAgcggttaacaaatgaatacaatccccgttatcagcaattctaaagctaaacaaACTGCGAGAGGCTTCGAGAATGCTCTGCAAGAAACACTGTCTCACCAGTCAGCACAACAAAGAAGcaattttacttttaacaaacaaaggagccattttgattaacatacgcagtataCAAACCTTGGTTTCCTCGGCAAGTTCTCGGCGACGATGTTTGCTGCGCATCCGTCACATACGTTCTGGAATCGCCCCACAGGGCGGAGCCCCGCTCCCTGTGCTTCTGTCTCCCTTTCGCATGACTTCGTCTCCTTCTCAACTCCCGTTTGCCATCCGCGTACCGGGACCCTGTTGGTTCCCTTCGTTAAAATTCTGCAACTACGCTTGACCTTGGTCGATTGCAATCGGGAAGTTCTTTCGCGTGTATTTTTAACGCTAGTGCTTAAAGCATCCAATTTCCAAAGGAAACCCAATGTGTGTTTTTTCAAAAATTTTTGCTCTTTTAGAGGTTGCTCCAAAACTACTGAAGCATTACTCCAAATGCTGCAATACCTATTGTTCCAGAGCGGAGTATCGCCTGTACCTTACCCCGTCTGACCTCCAACAGACAGCGCTGGATTCGCTCTTAACTCCTCTTCACTACGCATATCGTAGGACATGGAAACAAACCTTGGTTCACTAAAACGCAAACAGACCCTTCATTGAATTTTGGAATCTCACGATTGTTCGGAGTCTAACTCACAAGTGATGACTACTGATCTCCCGTGAATCTCGCCGGCGATCCGCTTCCACGATCCCGTCAAAATTGAAGCAATTTTTTGAAAGCACACAGTGCAATTTGATAACTCTGAACGTAAAGCATGCTATGCTATTGATAAGGAATATCACCCAGTAGCCCGTAAAGGTGCCGAGCGCGCTCGATTATCGGAGTTGACTTAGACAAAGgatttgcattgataaatcacaacTGTGAATCCGCAGAACTGATCTATCTACTCTATCTTCcgctctgcagctttttcagcTGCCGGTTTATTTTTCAGACGAGGTCACGGATTAAACTGAAAGGGAACTTCTGAATGAACACAGAGTTTTGTCACAATGTCTGCCCCGCACTTATTGATATACCGgcatcacaacgctgtcggtAACTCACCGTCCAAAGACCGCGCATACAGAACAGCATATGTTAGTTCGCCTCTTTTCTTACCAGAAACACCAATAACGGCAATGATCACGAAgtatatctttctcacacggtaaagCGTTTCTAtcatgctgtgtgagattcagcctgtcttccagctgcccgcgatctcgctgaagaaactctgagctgatgaatctccacggccattcatttatactcgctccaccacactgaatattcaatatTGCACAAGACTGACGTGTCTTCCAgcagctggggtaaaaataaacatgatgcaATTGAAGTAgaatcccaattgtgatgaggtgtggatagcttgacacgaaattgcaaCATTTCAAAGGtgaagaaatgacgattggagaagtcagtgaatgttgttgtgaaacaATCGCAGGCTCAtctctcggtttcatgattgttattCTTGATCCTGTCCACTCCTAGACTCCATAGACTTTATCACAATAGACAAATCTTAAACTGTCATTGGGCTGCTCTGCTTGGTTTTGGAAATTGTTTCGGTTATGGATCTTGTAATAGAGATAGTAAAAAGAATATCTTGTTTGTACGTACCTGTAATATACTGAAGAACCATAAACAACTGTGGCATCTAGGCTTATGTAGATACCGAACGCATGCAGACCTTTAATGAAATGTTATCATCTTGTCGAGAACCTCAGCTCCATCAGGAAAGGTAGAATTCCCGATGGAACAACGAGTTCAAATCCTATCTCCATTCCCGCTTCGACATGTCGGTCCATCGATTCCTGTTCTGCCATAATGAGGCCTCTCTAAGTTTGGATGAGCTAGATCTCATTTtcagtctaggtagcctccattCTGAAGATATCAGCATCGAATTCCCTAACTTCCAATTTTCTCTTTACCCTTCCCTCTTCTAGTCCTCTGGTCTTCTACTTCTTCTCCTGACCGATCGCTTAACCTCCCATCCTCCCCCACCCTGTGGCCCTGCTCCTACCCTTTATCCTAGTATCCAAACCCTTCTCCTAACAAAGGCTAtcttttcctttgccttttccgcCTATTATTTCCCAGCATTATTTCGTCCTCCAACTCCGTCCACCTGACCAACTATCGCCTTCTAGCTTGtcatctcctccctccctccacagctctctaattctgccatcttcccacCTCTTCCCAAGCCTGCTGAACAGccgcggcctgaaacgtcaaatgtttgttcatttccatggatgctgccggaTCTGCGGAGCTCccgcagcattttgtatgtgcatcAATTTGATGCGGCCCGTCACATGGTTGGAACATGTACCGTACTCATGGCCCTCGGACTGGTGAAAATACTTAAACCGGCAGAGCATCTGCTTCATTATATTTCTACCAACATTGAGAATTGTTTTGTAGATGTACTGAATTGGTAACGTTGTTGACAATGAGGTAGACGGTCCTATTGACTTGCTCGACAAACTGAACTGAACCTCCACTGAAAATACAGCACAGTATTGCAAATTCCCATTGCCTTTACCTGCACTTTCACCGGACATATAACCCCGCATtgtatgttgttttttttttcctgacgTGCCCTTGAATGTTCTGAACCGAACTCGACACAAGAAGATGCTTTCACTGTGTCTGGATAATCCTCGCAGTAATGAAACAATAGGTTGCCGGTTATGGAATGAAATTGATCAGTCTGTCAAATGATCCGCGACGGGCAGACAGAGGTCAGTATCGAGGTATGTGGTGATTACCTGCCACGGGTGAGTACGGCTGGGGTGACGGGGTTCTCGAGAGTGTTGATGTAGAGACGGGCAAGAAAATTAAATTTTCAAAATCAGCGAAAGCAGATATGGTGTTCAGTACATTGGAAATATTTGACTTCATTGACGCGAAAGGTCCCGATGCAATGATACATAATATTGGTCAGATTTGAGTTTCTGTTCCCCATGAGTAAAGGATGTGATTGCATTGGAGCCGCTGCAGAGGGGATCCCCCAACAACATTTCGGATATCAGCGGAGAATCTGTCACTTTCCAGTTGAAACGGAGGGGTAATCGCTGCTTCACACAGAAGTTTAATCATTCTGAGCGGCTTGCATGTGTTTGTCAGTGAAACCATTTCTCCATGTCGGGCGCATCCAACTAGGAGGACATGGGTTGAGTGGAAATGTAAGCTTCACGTAAGTTAGCGTAAGCAGTTGACTTTCCTGGTTTGATGTCAGGAATTGACCCAGCGATTTCTTTACATATTTACCGACCTAGGCTGCCGCACTTTCAGCGTTCGCAATGATGTTTCCACGatgttagagagagagaaaaagactcGTCTCCTGAATACTTGTGCATGGTCTCATGGTTGATCCTTAGCTCCCTGGTTAACCATGCTTTAACTCTTATTCCATTGATATTCGGATATTTTCTCGTTGTTTCCATGGTGATGCCCATGCTCCCTCCTCGCCCCGGTACCATATAGTCCTAAAGACCGACAATATTTCAGGCTCCACGGAATCTGAGTAGAGCTCCATGGTCTATTTTAAATTTCATCGCCCCGTCATCTTCATGTTGGAAATTGACACACTGACATTCTTGGTCCAGGGTGAGAGTAAACTCGTTTCTTTTTGCACGCAGTCTCTTCACTGGACCAGCTCTGCTGCTTTTAGTTTCTGTGTTAGACCTTGAAACAACTTCTGACACGTGATTCATGCAAAAACAAATGgctgtggcagagcttgaatGCGATCACTTCCTACAAGGTGAGCCCAAGAGACACAGGTGGAATTAAGACACAGCTTGCACGTGATTTCAATACCTTCTAGGCTCGCTTTGACCGTCATGGAGGAAACGTTAAGAACACCCAAAGCCCTAGAAGACCGTATGATGTCTGCCTTATGGCTGACATGACAGCATCGCTCAGGAAGGTGAACAGAtcaaaagcatctggcccagactgAGCACCTGGACGAGAAAAAAATAACCCATGCTGATAACTGTCTGCAGTTTTCACCGAATTTTTTAACCGCTCGCTTACGCTCTCTGTTGCCtgcctgcttcaaacaggctttaATTATAGCGGTGCCTGAGGAGAACGTGGTTACCTGCCTCAGTGGCAATcgtccagtagcatttacatccactgtgataaaATGCATTCAGAGTTTGTTGATGAAtaatatcaactcctgtctgagacaCGACTCAGATCCGCTCCAGTTTACCAACCGTCACAGCAGGTCCACAGTAGACtcaatttcattggctcttcactcagccatataaccatataacaattacagcactgaaacaggccatctcggacattctagtccgtgccgaacgc from Hypanus sabinus isolate sHypSab1 unplaced genomic scaffold, sHypSab1.hap1 scaffold_316, whole genome shotgun sequence includes these protein-coding regions:
- the LOC132388399 gene encoding probable G-protein coupled receptor 139, with translation MATADLLTINFQAILGRVRSYYFPICSVSYVPFRAATDCSVWFTVTFTFDRFVAICCQKLKAKYCTGKTAAVVLSTTGILFCFKNAPYFFMYRPMKVIDNIPWGCIRKSSYYTDPGWVGYSWLSTVLTPLLPFVLILLLNALTIRHILVTSRVRKGLRGQSKAENRSDPEMESRRRSVILLLTISGSFIILWSVKVAEFLYYTITGQDQNSYNDSEYIFQQAGYMLMILSCCTNTFIYGVTQSKFREQFISAVKYPLTSIIQLINKRTI